The DNA region TCATCATCAACCTATTTTTAGGAAGGTTAAAACCTTCTACTACTTTCTTTATAGCTGTCATGAGTCTGTTGGTGGCAGGGGTTGTAAGCCCCGAACAAGTTTTACAAGGCTTTGCAAATCCGCAGATCATCACAATTATTTTACTTATCCTAATTTCTTCATTATTGCACAAGCATTATAATGTTGGAAAGCTTTTAGACATTTTATTCAAGCATATAAAATCACCCAAAGGTTTTTTGCTTAGAATGATGGTCTATTCAGCCTCTCTATCTTCAATGATAAACAATACGCCTGTTGTAGCTTTCATGACTTCGTATGTGTACGGTTGGGGAAAGAAAAATCAAGTACCTGCTTCTAAGCTTCTGATTCCATTATCTTATGCCACTATTTTAGGAGGAATGATGACGCTTGTCGGTACTTCTACAAATTTGGTTTTAAATGGATTTATCGCTCAGAATAATTTAGCAGTTTTCAAGTTTGCGGATTTTTTTGTGCCAGGTCTATTAGTGACAAGTTTAGGGATCGCTTATCTGTACTTTTGGGGGTATAAGCTATTGCCAACTACTCAAGAGATTTTCAATGAAGTTCAAGCAATGGCTCCCGAATATTTGATTGAGACAGAAGTAAGTCAGCGGTCGGTTTTGGTTGGAGAACCATTAATAAAGACTCCTCTTCAAAACTTTGATGGTGCATATCTGATAGAATTACATAGAGGAGATGAAGTGATTTCTCCTATTCCAGAAGATTTGATTGTGCAAAGTGATGATCGTTTGATGTATATGGGGCAGACGGATCGGATCATGGACATTGTGAATGCAGGTCTTGGAATAGATGTACCTCAGCATGAGGAAGAAAAAGAATTAATAGAAGCCTTAATCCCTTCTTCAGCTTCTTTTTTACGAATGGCAATAGATCGAGAAAAGTTTAAGAAGCAATTTGATGCAGAAATTATAGCCATTCATAGAGGTGGAGAAAAGTTACAAACCAAAAAGAATGAAACTGTTGAACTACGATCGGGAGATTTGGTACTTCTTTCGGTGGGAGATCGTTTCTTTCAGATACCAGCAAGAGAAAAGCATTTTTATATCTTGACACAGGATGCGAAAGAAAAAGAACCGAAACAGAAGAAAGAACTCTTCATTGTTGGTGGAATAATCTTGACTGTTGTCGCTTTGATGATAACAGGAATTCTGACGTTGTTCAAAGGTGCTTTATTGATATTGACAGCCTTCTTACTTTTCAGATTAGTTAGCTTCTCGGATATCAATAAAGAGTTAGATATGAATTTGGTAGTCGTTTTGGTAAGTGCACTGACGCTCGGAAATGCCTTTATCAGTACGGGAACGGCAAGTATTCTTTCAAATAGCTTTCTTTCTGTCTTTTATCCTTTTGGTGAAATAGGAATTTTGTGTGGAATTTTTGCACTAACGGTTTTACTCACTTCGTTTGTGACCAATGTGGCCGCTATATCTATTATTTTTCCAATTGCTTACTCAATAGCTCATGCTTTAGGAGTAGATGGAACACCATTTTACTTAGGAATAGCTTTTGCCGCATCTGCTGCATTTTTGACACCTGTGAGTTATCAGACAAACTGGATGGTATATACTCCAGGAAATTATACTTCAAAAGATTTCTTTAGAGTTGGATTTCCACTCACACTCATTTATACCTTCACCTGTATCATATTTATCATTTTTAAGTACGATTTAGTTGCCTTTTAAGACTGTAGGGAGTTGAAAATATTCAACTTCAACAATAAAATTTAGTATCTAATAAAAAGGTTAGTTAATTTTAGCCTCAGAATTATCAGATTATTATCCACTATTTCACTTCAATGAAACATTTGCTACCGAATGATCTCGTGAGCAAGAAAGGTCGCTATACGATCTTCTCATGCTTAAGTAGCGAAGAACTTGAAGAACTTGAGTTGGTGCAAACTACTCAAGTATACAAAAAGGGACAGCCTGTATTTCAGGAGAATACACAGTCTGCAGCCCTTTTTTACGTTAACCAAGGCTTCGTGAAAGTAACCAAGTTAGGGAGTAACGGTAAGGAACAAATTTTACGTATTGCTAAAACCGATGATCTAGTAGGCTACCGCTCAGTAATAAGCGGGAGTAGGTACAAGTCTTCTGCTATTGCAATCGAAGATTCTGTGATTACCCTGATTCCTAAAGCTTTTTTCTTAAAATTATTGCAAAACAATCCTGTCTTCTACAGCAAAGTCACAATTATGCTTTGCGAAACATTAGACAGAACTGAGACCAAAATTACCGATATCGCTTATAAGCCTGTGCGCGGACGTATAGCTGAAGCTTTATTGTTATTGAATGATTTGCTAGACGAAAAAGAGCATATCACACTCACCCGTGAAGATCTAGCAGGTTTGGTAGGAACTGTAAAAGAAACTGCCATCCGAATCATTTCAGAATTTAAACACGACAAACTGATCGAAATTCATAAGCGCAGCATCAAAGTCGTGAATGAAAAAGGGCTCGAAAAAGTGAGTAGCCTTTACAATTAGGAACATACTTGGGTGTAGAAATCAGAACAGTAAATCTATAATTGAGAAAAGTGATGTAATATTATCCTCTTTTCACAATCCCAATAAAAAATTGGGAATTAACGTTTTCTACACCTAAAGTTTACTTACATTTGCAATCAAAATTTACCAGAAGTCTCTGAATCCTTCCTTTGTAAAGGAATATATTCTTGGACGGTAATTCAAGTAGCAAAAGTCCAATCACAATTCTTGAATAGACCTCTGGAGTTTTTTTACAACCACTTGCATAGAGCATTAAGATCATGAAAAGAGACGAAAAGATTTTTGAGCTGATTCAAAAAGAAAGAGTAAGACAAGAGTCAGGCATCGAGCTGATTGCATCTGAAAACTTTACCTCCCCTCAGGTAATGGAAGCTATGGGAAGTGTATTGACTAACAAATATGCGGAAGGACTTCCTGGTAAAAGATACTACGGCGGATGTGAGGTAGTTGATGTAGTGGAAACATTAGCTATCGAAAGAGTAAAAGAGTTGTTTGGTGCAAGCTGGGCAAACGTACAACCTCACTCTGGTGCGCAAGCAAATGCAGCAGTAATGTTAGCTGTATTGAAACCAGGTGATAAAATCTTAGGATTTGACCTTTCTCACGGTGGACACCTTACACACGGTTCTACAGTAAACTTCTCAGGAAAACTTTACGAACCAACTTTCTACGGTGTAGAGAAAGAAACTGGACTAATCGACTGGAACAAGGTTGTAGACCAAATCCGTTCTGAAAAACCAAAACTAGTTATTGCTGGA from Sediminitomix flava includes:
- a CDS encoding Crp/Fnr family transcriptional regulator, which encodes MLPNDLVSKKGRYTIFSCLSSEELEELELVQTTQVYKKGQPVFQENTQSAALFYVNQGFVKVTKLGSNGKEQILRIAKTDDLVGYRSVISGSRYKSSAIAIEDSVITLIPKAFFLKLLQNNPVFYSKVTIMLCETLDRTETKITDIAYKPVRGRIAEALLLLNDLLDEKEHITLTREDLAGLVGTVKETAIRIISEFKHDKLIEIHKRSIKVVNEKGLEKVSSLYN
- a CDS encoding SLC13 family permease, which codes for MNNQLLALIMSPLTVQQSQWLVMGVMLFVIINLFLGRLKPSTTFFIAVMSLLVAGVVSPEQVLQGFANPQIITIILLILISSLLHKHYNVGKLLDILFKHIKSPKGFLLRMMVYSASLSSMINNTPVVAFMTSYVYGWGKKNQVPASKLLIPLSYATILGGMMTLVGTSTNLVLNGFIAQNNLAVFKFADFFVPGLLVTSLGIAYLYFWGYKLLPTTQEIFNEVQAMAPEYLIETEVSQRSVLVGEPLIKTPLQNFDGAYLIELHRGDEVISPIPEDLIVQSDDRLMYMGQTDRIMDIVNAGLGIDVPQHEEEKELIEALIPSSASFLRMAIDREKFKKQFDAEIIAIHRGGEKLQTKKNETVELRSGDLVLLSVGDRFFQIPAREKHFYILTQDAKEKEPKQKKELFIVGGIILTVVALMITGILTLFKGALLILTAFLLFRLVSFSDINKELDMNLVVVLVSALTLGNAFISTGTASILSNSFLSVFYPFGEIGILCGIFALTVLLTSFVTNVAAISIIFPIAYSIAHALGVDGTPFYLGIAFAASAAFLTPVSYQTNWMVYTPGNYTSKDFFRVGFPLTLIYTFTCIIFIIFKYDLVAF